The sequence CTGGCCGTGATGGGGGGCTGGCCTGATCGGTGCCCGGGATCACAGCTCTAGCTGCTAATCAGCCCCTGTAACTGTTCTGCCAAACGGTCGGTCACGTCCTGAACCACCTGGCGGGCAGCCTTGCGACCAGTGCAGTAGGTCGGCCAGTAGTCGTTCAAACAGAGGGCTTTGCCCACCCGCAGGGTCAGGCGACGGTCCCCCAAGCGCAGGGGTTGGTGGCGCCCCCGTAAATGATTCACCACAGACCAGAGGATGAGGACAACTTCCCCAAAACGGTCGGCCGAGGGTTTCTCCCGCAGATAATCGTCGGTGACGCTGGTGAGCTGCTCGACCAACTGCATGTGCCAGAGACGGAGTTCCGCTTCCTGGGCAATCCGGTCCGCCAGCCCACGAGCTACAGGGGAGAGGGTCGCCAAATCCTGCCGGTATATCCACTCCCGGGCCACGGCTTCAATCCGCCGACACCGGTCGATCACGCTGCCTTCGGCGGTCAACCCCAAAAATGATTCCGTCACCTGCAGGGCCACGTCCCGCAAATGGTCTAACCGCAGGCGCAGACGGTCATTCACCGTCAGGTCATCCGCCAGGGTCGGGCGGGGGTGATGGTAGAACTGGGCATAGAAGGCTTCCATTTGGTTGAGGAGATAATCCGCCAACCGCAGGAGGCGCGTGTAAAGCTGGGCCAGGCGGTCAGCCGGTTCCGTCGGCAGGGAAGAGATCACAGGCAGATGACAGTAGCTTTCCAGGCGGGCCAGCACCCCATTGATAGACGACCAGGGGGGACGCACGAAGCTGTATTGCAGGCCAATGGGCACGATGACCACCGGCACCACCTGCCCCTGTTTCACCAAATCCTCCAGACACCAAAACCCCATCTGTGCCAACCCCGGTTCCAGGGGGCCGAGGCGTTCACTCAGGCTGTTGATTCCTCCCTCCGGCGCCACCGTCAAGGGCATATCCCCCCGCAGCAGCACCTCGCGAATGGTTTTCAGGGCCAGCCGGTCACTCCGTCCCCGCTGAATGGGAATCCCGCCCAACTGGGCAAACAACCAACCCACCCATCGCCCCGCCCACAGGGGAATGCCCCGGTCATAGACAAAGTAGCTATGGAGGGGCAGCCGTAGCCGCACACCGATCCGTCGCGCCGCTTGGGGAACCGCTCGCGCCAGTAAATACAGCATTGCGTAGGGATCATCCAGGGTGGGATGGCGAAAGGCCAGCAACAAACGGGCTTCTCCCCGCTGCAACCGGTCGTACCAGGTCACCAACTCCTCCGCCCCCTCCACCTGCACCTGGGTAATCCGCAACCGGAAGCGCAACCACGCCGGCAACAGTAGTCGGATCAACCGATTCAGCCAGGGATTGTACTGGGGTGGGATAAACCGTAAACCCGGTTGCGCCCCCCGCATTTACGCGCCCCGGTAGCGTAACAACACCCCCTGATTGCCCAAGATAAACCCCTGGTCCGGCCCGAAAAAGACCACCCGGTAAAAGTTGGCGGGAATGTTGGCGGCTTCCTTATCCTGTTGCCAGGTCTGGCCCCCGTCGAAGCTCACAAACAACGTGCCGCTGCCCCCCACCGCCCACAATTCGTCCTTGGTGCGATAACCCAAGTCCAGCAGCCCAATACCCAGCAGGCCCACATTCCCCTCCGGTTGGATCGGCTGGCTCCAGTGGCCCTCCTGCCCATCGGGATTAAACCGCAA comes from Gloeomargarita sp. SRBZ-1_bins_9 and encodes:
- a CDS encoding 1-acyl-sn-glycerol-3-phosphate acyltransferase, whose translation is MRGAQPGLRFIPPQYNPWLNRLIRLLLPAWLRFRLRITQVQVEGAEELVTWYDRLQRGEARLLLAFRHPTLDDPYAMLYLLARAVPQAARRIGVRLRLPLHSYFVYDRGIPLWAGRWVGWLFAQLGGIPIQRGRSDRLALKTIREVLLRGDMPLTVAPEGGINSLSERLGPLEPGLAQMGFWCLEDLVKQGQVVPVVIVPIGLQYSFVRPPWSSINGVLARLESYCHLPVISSLPTEPADRLAQLYTRLLRLADYLLNQMEAFYAQFYHHPRPTLADDLTVNDRLRLRLDHLRDVALQVTESFLGLTAEGSVIDRCRRIEAVAREWIYRQDLATLSPVARGLADRIAQEAELRLWHMQLVEQLTSVTDDYLREKPSADRFGEVVLILWSVVNHLRGRHQPLRLGDRRLTLRVGKALCLNDYWPTYCTGRKAARQVVQDVTDRLAEQLQGLISS